One genomic window of Leptospirales bacterium includes the following:
- a CDS encoding efflux RND transporter periplasmic adaptor subunit, producing MNGNFWKYQSIVVTLLFVLACQGSKESIAGSGVIEIDEYQVASLLGARVETIHVEEGQLVRRGQLIATLVADEASADVGATRAAQAAAQQNVAQAEANLANASEELSRAQTLFQSGVIAQQDLDRARLRRDVARTQRDAAAAQSRQSGATRSRAESRLRETHLYAPVDGRVLRRNFLPGEVVLPGAAVAVVGDLKSARLRIFVSERDLARIRPQQPALVAVDGLSKPRAAHVSIIGNEAEFTPRNVQTAEARARLVFAVTLAIENNDEALKPGMPADGQVLIAAAAPEAGDDSAH from the coding sequence ATGAATGGAAACTTTTGGAAATATCAATCCATTGTAGTTACTCTATTATTCGTTCTTGCCTGCCAGGGCAGCAAAGAATCCATCGCCGGTTCCGGGGTCATTGAAATCGACGAATACCAGGTGGCCTCGCTGCTGGGGGCGCGCGTAGAAACCATTCACGTAGAAGAGGGACAACTGGTCCGTCGCGGTCAATTGATTGCAACGCTGGTTGCCGATGAGGCTTCCGCCGACGTAGGCGCCACGCGCGCCGCGCAGGCCGCCGCGCAACAAAATGTAGCCCAGGCCGAGGCCAACCTTGCCAATGCCAGCGAAGAATTGAGCCGCGCCCAGACGCTCTTCCAGAGCGGAGTGATTGCCCAGCAGGATCTGGATCGCGCGCGCTTGCGCCGCGATGTGGCGCGTACGCAGCGCGATGCCGCGGCGGCGCAAAGCAGGCAGAGCGGCGCCACGCGATCGCGCGCCGAGTCGCGACTGCGCGAAACGCATCTCTATGCGCCGGTCGACGGGCGCGTCTTGCGTCGCAACTTTCTGCCCGGCGAAGTGGTCCTGCCAGGAGCGGCGGTAGCCGTGGTTGGCGATCTGAAGTCGGCTCGACTGCGCATTTTTGTATCGGAGCGCGATCTGGCGCGTATCAGGCCGCAGCAGCCAGCGCTGGTCGCCGTCGATGGCCTGTCCAAACCGCGCGCCGCACATGTTTCGATCATTGGCAATGAAGCCGAATTCACGCCGCGCAACGTGCAGACCGCTGAGGCGCGGGCGCGACTGGTCTTTGCTGTCACCCTGGCCATCGAAAACAACGACGAGGCGCTGAAGCCAGGCATGCCAGCCGATGGTCAGGTGCTTATCGCCGCAGCCGCGCCGGAGGCTGGAGATGACAGCGCTCATTGA
- a CDS encoding ABC transporter ATP-binding protein, producing the protein MTALIEVQNAVRSFGAQRAVDGVSFTVAPGEIYGLIGPDGAGKTTMLRLLVGALEADQGDVRVGGEDLRRHADRARARIGYMPQAFGLYGDLSVAENIRFLGQLQGIPRALREKRAAELLQFVRLEEFSNRPAAALSGGMYKKLAIACALIHEPSVLILDEPTNGVDPVSRRELWALIFELSTRGVATLVSTPYMDEAERCDRTGLLWKGQLLREGRPADLLGELEGRIFRCQPDDRTGLPELVQKLQALGPPVTAAYIAGQSAHLIIDQRRHSTTLRSALPRGVRRDTVAPSFEDLFMHLQSGGAT; encoded by the coding sequence ATGACAGCGCTCATTGAAGTTCAAAATGCCGTGCGCAGCTTTGGCGCACAGCGGGCAGTGGATGGCGTTTCCTTTACGGTGGCGCCTGGCGAAATCTACGGCCTGATAGGACCGGATGGCGCCGGCAAGACCACCATGCTGCGTCTGCTGGTGGGCGCGCTGGAAGCCGACCAGGGCGATGTGCGCGTCGGCGGCGAAGACCTTCGTCGCCATGCGGATCGCGCGCGGGCGCGGATTGGCTACATGCCGCAGGCCTTTGGACTTTACGGCGATTTGAGCGTTGCCGAAAATATTCGATTCCTCGGACAGTTGCAGGGCATCCCCCGCGCCCTGCGCGAAAAACGGGCCGCCGAGCTCTTGCAATTTGTTCGACTGGAAGAGTTCAGCAATCGCCCCGCCGCCGCTCTTTCTGGCGGCATGTACAAGAAACTGGCCATCGCCTGTGCGCTGATCCACGAACCTTCCGTGTTGATCCTGGATGAGCCTACCAACGGCGTCGATCCGGTGTCGCGGCGCGAATTGTGGGCGCTGATTTTTGAACTCTCCACACGCGGCGTGGCCACGCTGGTCAGCACGCCCTACATGGATGAGGCCGAGCGCTGTGATCGCACCGGACTGCTATGGAAAGGCCAGCTGCTGCGCGAGGGACGGCCCGCGGATTTGCTTGGAGAACTGGAAGGCCGCATCTTTCGCTGTCAGCCTGACGACAGGACAGGCCTCCCGGAACTGGTGCAGAAACTGCAAGCGCTGGGCCCGCCGGTCACGGCGGCCTACATTGCCGGGCAGAGCGCACACCTCATCATCGATCAGCGCCGACATTCTACAACCCTGCGCAGCGCGCTGCCGCGCGGCGTACGGCGCGATACAGTCGCGCCATCCTTCGAGGACCTCTTCATGCATCTGCAGTCCGGCGGCGCAACATGA
- a CDS encoding ABC transporter ATP-binding protein gives MSALAVKAHLLRKTFGDFVAVDSISFEVQRGAIFGFLGANGAGKSTTIRMLCGILPPTSGEAELEGLRVGRDMHQIKSIIGYMSQKFSLYSDLSVVENIRFYGGVYRLGGRELRRREEQILEMADLREQSRRPVRELSGGWKQRLALGCAILHRPRAIFLDEPTAGVDPQARRTFWDIIFRLRDEGATVFVTSHYMDEVEQCDRIALLHRGRIAALGSPSELKDNSIIGATLSIQSQNPLRARQALQGFPELLRIDPFGRDLHAIARTRQAAETARLCRRIQAAAEAAGAGRTVAQPIRPSLEDVFVYIIGENQTIGEAAS, from the coding sequence ATGAGCGCGCTGGCAGTGAAGGCGCATCTGCTGCGCAAGACCTTTGGCGACTTTGTTGCTGTCGACTCGATCAGCTTTGAAGTGCAGCGCGGCGCCATTTTTGGATTTCTGGGGGCCAACGGCGCAGGCAAGTCCACCACCATTCGCATGCTTTGCGGCATATTGCCGCCGACCTCCGGCGAGGCCGAACTGGAGGGGCTGCGCGTAGGCCGCGACATGCACCAGATCAAGTCGATCATCGGCTACATGTCGCAGAAATTCTCCCTCTACAGCGACCTCTCAGTTGTTGAAAATATACGATTCTACGGCGGCGTCTACCGTTTGGGCGGCCGCGAACTGCGACGACGCGAAGAGCAGATTCTGGAAATGGCCGATTTACGCGAGCAATCGCGGCGGCCGGTGCGCGAACTATCCGGCGGCTGGAAGCAGCGACTGGCGCTGGGCTGCGCCATCCTGCATCGACCGCGGGCCATCTTTCTGGATGAGCCGACCGCCGGCGTCGATCCACAGGCGCGCCGCACCTTCTGGGACATTATCTTCCGACTGCGCGACGAAGGCGCCACGGTATTTGTTACCAGCCACTACATGGACGAAGTCGAGCAGTGCGATCGCATCGCCCTCTTGCATCGCGGGCGCATAGCCGCGCTGGGCTCGCCCTCCGAGTTGAAGGACAACAGCATAATCGGCGCGACCCTTTCCATCCAGAGCCAGAACCCGCTGCGCGCCCGCCAGGCCTTGCAGGGCTTTCCCGAGCTCTTGCGCATCGATCCCTTTGGCCGCGATCTGCATGCCATTGCACGCACCCGACAGGCGGCGGAAACGGCGCGACTCTGTCGCCGCATTCAGGCCGCGGCAGAGGCAGCCGGCGCTGGCCGCACTGTGGCGCAGCCAATCCGCCCCAGTCTGGAAGATGTATTTGTTTATATTATTGGAGAGAACCAAACGATCGGAGAAGCCGCGTCTTGA
- a CDS encoding ABC transporter permease — protein sequence MKASLLRLLAMAWKEWLHIRRDARTLYIALIMPSVLVLLFGYAVNFDVDRIALGVLDLDGTQASRALTMRLGAGDWFLPHNYLSQAELSDAIEHGQIKIALLIPAGFARRLERGEDQAIGAFVDGSDNNAAAIGVNYLQLFVLDYSRRVTLQRLDRFGVRLQGGIQLTPRILYNPDLRSRHFALPGLIVIALAVIAALLSSLTIAREWERGSMEQLIATPVRPHEIVLGKIVPYAVIAVVQTLAATALATWLFDVPFRGSLLSLLVAATAFAIVTLGIGVMLSAALRAQLPAMQAALMSSLLPALFLSGFVFPIESMPAPPRALSYIVPARHLILVFRTIFLKGEGIDTIWAELLMLALLACAVLLMASRRLKKRVA from the coding sequence TTGAAGGCCTCATTGTTGCGTCTGCTGGCCATGGCCTGGAAGGAGTGGCTGCATATCCGCCGCGATGCACGCACGCTCTACATTGCGCTGATCATGCCGTCCGTGCTGGTGCTGCTGTTTGGCTATGCTGTCAATTTTGACGTAGACCGCATCGCCCTGGGCGTGCTGGACCTCGATGGCACGCAGGCCAGCCGTGCATTGACCATGCGATTGGGCGCCGGCGACTGGTTTTTGCCGCACAACTATTTGAGCCAGGCGGAACTCAGCGATGCGATCGAACACGGACAGATCAAGATCGCCCTGCTGATACCGGCCGGCTTTGCTCGCCGTCTGGAACGAGGCGAGGATCAGGCCATCGGGGCCTTTGTCGACGGATCGGACAACAATGCCGCCGCCATCGGCGTCAACTATCTGCAGCTATTTGTGCTGGACTACTCGCGACGCGTCACGCTGCAGCGACTTGATCGCTTTGGCGTGCGCCTGCAGGGCGGCATCCAGCTGACGCCGCGCATCCTTTACAATCCGGACCTGCGCAGTCGACACTTCGCCCTGCCTGGACTGATTGTGATTGCCCTCGCGGTCATTGCTGCGCTGCTTTCCTCGCTGACGATCGCTCGCGAATGGGAGCGCGGATCGATGGAGCAGTTGATTGCCACGCCGGTGCGACCGCATGAGATCGTACTGGGCAAGATCGTTCCCTACGCCGTCATCGCCGTCGTCCAGACGCTGGCCGCCACAGCTCTGGCAACCTGGCTTTTCGACGTTCCTTTTCGCGGCAGCCTGCTGAGTCTACTGGTAGCGGCGACGGCCTTTGCCATTGTCACGCTGGGTATTGGCGTGATGCTTTCAGCGGCGCTGCGCGCTCAGCTGCCAGCGATGCAGGCGGCGCTGATGTCGTCGCTATTGCCGGCGCTTTTTCTTTCTGGCTTTGTATTTCCCATTGAATCGATGCCGGCGCCGCCGCGCGCCCTCAGCTACATTGTCCCTGCCCGGCATTTGATCCTGGTGTTTCGAACCATTTTTCTGAAGGGCGAGGGTATTGACACGATCTGGGCGGAACTGCTGATGCTGGCGCTGCTGGCCTGCGCCGTGCTGTTGATGGCCTCGCGGCGTTTGAAGAAGAGGGTGGCCTGA
- a CDS encoding ABC transporter permease encodes MFRPLLALIQKEFLQTLRDRRMLVIIFLIPLIQTTIFGVAVSNEVRNVPIAVIDSSRTLQSRELIDALRANDHFRFVYLGPDVSRGEELLRNNAARIAVYFPPDYARRLDRGEVATVQALVDGSDSNSAGIALGYMQRIVAVQSAATLRPRSLSPIALSSRGGVELRDRLWYNPGGESRYYLLPGIGTMVLTTVIMLLTAMGITRERETGSFDQLVVSPIRPWQLLLGKTAPFAVIGLLEAALVTAASVFLFGQPFVGSLATLSALDALYVVVMLGLGLLISSVSASQQQAMLTVFAFLLPATILSDFFFPLANMPEPIRWLTIVNPMRYCMAAQRMIFLKGAGFAEIKWNLVALAGLAFLFYGLGALRFKRMLR; translated from the coding sequence ATGTTTCGTCCGCTGCTGGCATTGATCCAAAAAGAATTCTTACAGACGCTGCGCGACCGACGCATGCTGGTAATCATTTTCCTGATACCGTTGATTCAGACGACGATCTTTGGCGTTGCAGTGTCCAATGAAGTGCGCAATGTGCCCATTGCCGTGATCGATTCCAGCCGCACGCTACAGAGCAGGGAATTGATCGATGCCTTGCGCGCCAACGATCACTTTCGATTCGTCTACCTGGGCCCTGATGTTTCGCGCGGCGAGGAGCTGCTGCGCAACAATGCGGCGCGCATTGCAGTCTATTTTCCGCCGGACTACGCGCGGCGTCTTGATCGCGGCGAAGTTGCCACGGTGCAGGCCCTGGTGGACGGCAGCGATTCCAATTCTGCCGGCATCGCCCTGGGATACATGCAGCGCATTGTTGCTGTGCAGTCCGCTGCGACGCTTCGCCCGCGTTCGCTGTCGCCGATTGCCCTGAGTTCGCGCGGCGGCGTCGAACTGCGCGATCGACTCTGGTACAATCCCGGCGGCGAGTCGCGCTACTACCTGTTGCCCGGTATTGGCACAATGGTGCTGACCACTGTGATTATGCTGCTGACGGCAATGGGCATCACCCGCGAGCGCGAAACCGGCTCCTTTGATCAGCTGGTCGTCTCGCCCATTCGCCCCTGGCAATTGCTGCTGGGCAAGACCGCGCCCTTTGCCGTCATCGGTCTGCTTGAAGCCGCACTGGTAACAGCGGCCAGCGTCTTCCTGTTCGGTCAGCCCTTTGTTGGCTCGCTTGCCACGCTCAGCGCTCTGGATGCGCTCTACGTGGTAGTGATGCTTGGGCTGGGGCTCTTGATTTCCTCGGTCAGCGCTTCGCAACAGCAGGCCATGCTAACGGTATTCGCTTTTTTGCTGCCGGCAACGATTCTATCCGACTTCTTTTTTCCGCTGGCCAACATGCCGGAGCCCATTCGCTGGCTGACGATTGTCAATCCGATGCGTTATTGCATGGCCGCGCAACGCATGATCTTCCTGAAAGGCGCAGGTTTTGCCGAGATCAAATGGAATCTGGTCGCCCTTGCCGGACTTGCCTTTCTATTTTACGGTCTGGGCGCCTTGCGCTTCAAACGAATGTTGCGCTGA
- a CDS encoding PaaI family thioesterase, with protein sequence MSDEHFRKLENMMHSAPVIKLTGLRASIASGESRMTLAVREELFHAAGAMHGSLYFLALDNAAFFAVNSLVEDVFVLTATFDVRIMKPVSSGEVVAQGKVVSQARSIFTAEAVLYNAAGEAIAQGQGKFMKSKMKLSPEMGYRILER encoded by the coding sequence GTGAGCGATGAGCACTTTCGAAAATTGGAAAACATGATGCATTCGGCGCCGGTGATCAAGCTCACCGGGCTGCGCGCTTCAATCGCCAGCGGCGAATCCAGAATGACTCTTGCGGTGCGTGAAGAGCTATTCCACGCGGCGGGGGCCATGCATGGTTCGCTTTACTTTCTGGCTCTGGACAATGCCGCCTTTTTTGCGGTCAATTCTCTGGTGGAGGACGTCTTTGTTTTGACGGCGACCTTTGACGTGCGTATCATGAAGCCGGTTTCGTCCGGCGAAGTCGTCGCCCAGGGCAAGGTCGTATCGCAAGCGCGTTCCATCTTTACTGCCGAAGCGGTCCTCTACAACGCCGCTGGCGAAGCGATTGCGCAGGGCCAGGGAAAATTCATGAAAAGTAAGATGAAGCTCAGCCCGGAAATGGGCTATCGCATCCTGGAGCGCTGA
- a CDS encoding alpha/beta hydrolase: MKEPFQVQLPRGAIHGVTLHPLESPVDDPVLLFLHDALGSVEQWKAFPERISTALGLRAVVYDRLGHGKSDAMPAKRGIDYLHLEARVVLRQLIQKLELHKVILIGHSDGASIALLYASMFDDVCAVAAMAPHVMVEELTREGIRNFKRVYDEKGLATGLQRFHGAKTAALFDAWHDTWLSPEFASWNIVPEMSRIRQALLLIQGQSDEYGSAAQIESIARNVQQSPAQLLLPNCAHFPHVTARRIVEEAICRFVSGLL; encoded by the coding sequence TTGAAAGAGCCCTTTCAAGTTCAGCTGCCTCGAGGCGCGATTCACGGCGTCACGCTCCATCCGCTGGAATCCCCGGTCGACGATCCCGTGTTGCTGTTTCTCCATGATGCGCTGGGCAGCGTCGAACAGTGGAAGGCCTTTCCGGAGCGGATTTCCACGGCGCTTGGACTGCGCGCGGTGGTTTACGATCGACTTGGTCACGGCAAGTCGGACGCCATGCCCGCAAAACGTGGCATCGATTACCTGCACCTTGAGGCGCGTGTCGTATTGCGCCAGTTAATCCAGAAGCTGGAACTACACAAGGTGATTCTGATTGGCCACAGCGACGGCGCCAGCATTGCTCTGTTATATGCTTCCATGTTCGACGACGTCTGCGCCGTGGCCGCGATGGCGCCGCACGTAATGGTCGAGGAATTGACGCGCGAGGGAATTCGCAATTTCAAGCGCGTCTACGATGAAAAGGGCCTGGCAACCGGCTTGCAGCGCTTTCACGGCGCCAAAACAGCCGCTCTGTTTGATGCGTGGCACGATACCTGGCTTTCGCCGGAATTTGCATCCTGGAATATCGTGCCAGAGATGTCGAGAATCCGGCAAGCGTTGCTGTTGATTCAAGGTCAGTCCGACGAATACGGGAGCGCGGCTCAGATCGAATCAATTGCCCGGAATGTGCAGCAATCGCCGGCTCAGCTGCTGCTTCCCAACTGTGCGCATTTTCCGCATGTGACTGCACGCAGGATCGTAGAAGAAGCGATCTGTCGCTTTGTGAGCGGTCTTTTGTGA
- a CDS encoding TetR/AcrR family transcriptional regulator → MRSALKVMGVQERKEREKAEMRQSIIAAATRLFLEKGYESVSIRNIAAAIEYSPGTIYLYFKDKDDILYAIQDQGFTLFFETMQRVAGAEKNPLKRLRKLAHAYFEFALKHPEHYDLMFIIRAPMRAAESWMQGENSFEFLRATVRECIDAELLPFSDENVGAMFFWSQVHGAVSLALRDRLGMFPEKERQRVLRRSVELTLDMAEALLRARQPQPARRARSRR, encoded by the coding sequence TTGCGTTCAGCACTGAAGGTCATGGGCGTCCAGGAGCGAAAGGAGCGCGAGAAGGCGGAAATGCGCCAGAGCATTATCGCCGCGGCCACCAGGCTCTTTCTGGAAAAGGGCTACGAATCTGTTTCGATTCGCAACATCGCCGCCGCTATTGAGTACAGCCCCGGAACCATCTACTTATACTTCAAAGACAAGGACGACATTCTGTACGCCATTCAAGATCAGGGCTTTACCCTCTTCTTTGAAACTATGCAGCGAGTCGCAGGCGCCGAAAAAAACCCGCTCAAACGACTGCGCAAGCTGGCGCACGCTTACTTTGAGTTTGCTCTCAAGCATCCTGAACACTATGATTTGATGTTTATCATTCGAGCTCCGATGCGCGCCGCTGAGAGTTGGATGCAGGGCGAGAACTCTTTTGAATTCCTGCGCGCCACGGTTCGCGAGTGTATCGACGCAGAGCTCTTGCCCTTTTCCGATGAAAACGTGGGGGCAATGTTTTTCTGGTCGCAAGTGCACGGAGCAGTGTCTCTGGCGCTGCGCGATCGGCTGGGAATGTTTCCGGAAAAGGAACGTCAGCGCGTGTTGCGTCGTAGCGTGGAGCTTACGCTGGACATGGCCGAAGCGCTGCTGCGCGCCCGCCAGCCGCAGCCGGCCCGCCGCGCCCGATCGAGGCGCTGA